In one Bradyrhizobium cosmicum genomic region, the following are encoded:
- a CDS encoding TRAP transporter substrate-binding protein: MRPFSLSFLALAGCIAALPASAQIVEMNVGHVLTTASHYHAAASKLAEVAAAKSNGQIKINVFPGAQLGGEVKQIQSVRTGTQDIVVTGEAPLENTAKDFTVFSFPYLFNSVAQANGVLQGPIGREMLDLLPRYNLQGLGFISALERNIFTNGKIIKSAADMKGLKIRVIQGPGYVKAYEALGAQPTPMAYTELYVALQNGAVDAAENSPDVFLQDRFIEVSKTYVLAKVMYMPGVILMSKAKYDALSPEHRKIMDEATAEAVAFANAHYKKDYDNSLETMKKSKIEIIEPDLASFRATAPDTHAALLKEFPMAKPWLDKIKTATAQ, from the coding sequence ATGAGACCGTTCAGCCTGTCGTTCCTGGCCCTTGCAGGGTGCATCGCCGCCCTTCCCGCCTCTGCACAAATCGTCGAGATGAACGTCGGACACGTTCTCACAACCGCGAGCCACTACCACGCCGCCGCCAGCAAGCTTGCCGAAGTCGCGGCCGCCAAATCGAACGGCCAGATCAAGATCAACGTCTTTCCGGGAGCGCAGCTGGGCGGCGAGGTCAAGCAGATCCAGTCGGTCCGCACGGGAACGCAGGACATTGTCGTCACCGGCGAAGCGCCGCTCGAGAACACCGCCAAGGATTTCACGGTGTTTTCCTTTCCCTACCTGTTCAACAGCGTCGCCCAGGCCAACGGCGTGCTTCAGGGCCCGATCGGCCGCGAAATGCTCGATCTTCTGCCCCGCTACAATCTGCAAGGACTGGGCTTCATCTCGGCGCTGGAACGCAACATCTTCACCAACGGCAAGATCATCAAGTCCGCCGCGGACATGAAAGGCCTCAAGATCCGTGTGATCCAGGGACCGGGTTACGTCAAGGCCTATGAAGCGCTCGGCGCCCAACCAACCCCGATGGCCTACACCGAACTGTATGTTGCCCTTCAAAATGGCGCCGTCGACGCAGCCGAAAATTCACCCGACGTCTTCCTGCAGGATCGCTTCATCGAGGTCTCCAAGACCTACGTTCTGGCAAAAGTGATGTACATGCCGGGCGTCATCCTCATGTCAAAGGCGAAGTACGACGCTCTGTCTCCCGAGCACAGGAAAATTATGGATGAAGCGACCGCCGAAGCCGTCGCCTTCGCCAACGCCCACTACAAGAAGGACTACGACAACAGCCTCGAGACCATGAAGAAGAGCAAGATCGAGATCATCGAGCCCGACCTTGCAAGCTTTCGCGCCACCGCGCCGGATACCCACGCGGCCCTGCTGAAGGAATTCCCCATGGCCAAGCCGTGGCTCGACAAGATCAAGACCGCCACGGCACAATAA
- a CDS encoding alpha/beta fold hydrolase, which yields MTMRLVDGLACHVEGSGPPLVFITGLGGRADYWRAQVKALAADFTCVTYDHPGIGDSPRAPMPYSIAGWAQDVLNLAGSLGFARFSLVGHSTGGAVAQYLAAHMPERVSAVCLSGTWACADTRFKTVFTLRHRLLSEGDAKAYDVLGSILTKPLVWPETTAPSSSAATDPSVTLARIDALLAHDSRDYLQKIVAPTLICSAIDDLLVPVNHARQLDDAIAHAQLKLFDQGGHHFPQTDPDGFNEALSGFLRDTTGRQRR from the coding sequence ATGACAATGCGTCTGGTTGACGGCTTGGCTTGTCATGTCGAAGGCAGCGGTCCACCGCTCGTCTTCATCACCGGACTGGGCGGCCGCGCGGATTACTGGCGGGCGCAGGTCAAGGCGCTCGCTGCGGATTTCACCTGCGTGACGTACGACCATCCCGGCATCGGCGACAGCCCGCGGGCGCCGATGCCCTATTCAATCGCCGGCTGGGCGCAGGATGTTCTCAATCTGGCCGGATCGCTCGGCTTCGCGCGTTTTTCCCTGGTGGGACACTCCACGGGCGGCGCGGTGGCGCAATATCTGGCTGCGCACATGCCCGAACGCGTGTCGGCCGTGTGCCTCAGCGGCACCTGGGCCTGTGCCGACACCCGCTTCAAGACCGTCTTCACGCTCCGCCACCGGCTGCTGTCGGAGGGCGACGCCAAAGCCTATGACGTACTCGGATCCATCCTGACAAAACCACTCGTCTGGCCCGAAACCACCGCACCCTCTAGCAGCGCGGCGACCGATCCATCGGTGACGCTCGCACGGATTGACGCCCTGCTCGCCCACGACAGCCGGGACTATCTGCAGAAGATCGTGGCACCGACCCTGATCTGCAGCGCGATCGACGATCTTCTGGTGCCGGTCAACCATGCGCGGCAACTCGACGACGCGATCGCGCACGCTCAACTCAAGCTATTCGACCAGGGCGGCCATCACTTCCCGCAGACCGACCCCGACGGCTTCAACGAGGCATTGTCCGGGTTTTTGCGCGATACGACCGGTCGACAGCGGCGCTGA
- a CDS encoding TMEM175 family protein, which yields MTEPKPESKPEFKPEQFEMRRLESLSNTIFGVAMTLLAYDLPKAAVFTGAPDWNDLARVYSGKLIGFALSFIIAGVFWISHHRRLARQPVGSRGAVMLNLFFLLSIVLLPVTNGLYTNYPLSSAVAVLYGVHLSAIAGLNAWLWWRILGGWSHEIMASLFPLLVFIPGTIVAAFAPHAAPFLWFIAFGGLLIQRFYGARTGPGA from the coding sequence ATGACCGAACCCAAGCCCGAGTCCAAGCCCGAGTTTAAGCCCGAGCAGTTCGAGATGCGGCGGCTGGAGTCGCTCAGCAACACCATCTTCGGCGTTGCCATGACGCTGCTCGCCTACGACCTGCCGAAGGCGGCCGTGTTCACCGGTGCGCCCGACTGGAACGATCTGGCCCGGGTCTATTCGGGCAAGCTGATCGGCTTCGCGCTCAGCTTCATCATCGCCGGCGTGTTCTGGATCAGCCATCACCGGCGGCTGGCGCGGCAGCCGGTGGGCAGCCGCGGTGCGGTGATGCTCAATTTGTTTTTCCTGCTGTCGATCGTGCTGCTGCCGGTGACCAACGGCCTCTACACCAACTATCCCCTGAGCAGCGCGGTCGCCGTGCTCTATGGCGTGCATCTGAGCGCGATCGCCGGCCTCAACGCCTGGCTCTGGTGGAGGATATTGGGCGGCTGGAGCCATGAGATCATGGCCTCGCTGTTTCCGCTGCTCGTGTTCATTCCGGGTACGATCGTGGCCGCCTTCGCGCCGCACGCCGCGCCCTTCCTGTGGTTTATTGCCTTCGGCGGCCTCCTGATCCAGCGCTTCTATGGCGCGCGGACCGGACCGGGCGCGTAA
- a CDS encoding YciI family protein, which yields MLYAILAYHVEDELLAWTPEQDAAVVSKVIEVQAPLRASGHFGPAARLDDTQKAKTLRGPGAGMVLDGPFAETKEQLLGFHLVNYDTEEEAIAAARKLREVNPSAVYEIRPVKLFVPADGFGTTRG from the coding sequence ATGCTCTACGCCATCCTGGCCTATCACGTGGAAGACGAGCTCCTGGCCTGGACGCCTGAGCAGGACGCGGCCGTCGTGTCGAAAGTGATCGAGGTTCAGGCACCTCTGCGGGCAAGCGGACATTTCGGCCCGGCCGCCCGCCTGGATGACACCCAGAAGGCCAAGACCCTGCGCGGTCCCGGCGCCGGCATGGTGCTGGATGGCCCATTCGCCGAGACCAAGGAGCAGCTTCTGGGCTTCCACCTCGTGAACTACGACACAGAGGAAGAAGCGATTGCGGCGGCGCGCAAGCTGCGCGAGGTCAACCCGTCGGCCGTCTACGAAATCCGCCCGGTCAAGCTTTTCGTGCCGGCCGACGGGTTCGGTACGACACGGGGCTGA
- a CDS encoding cupin domain-containing protein, translating to MDVIDHASQDAELWRPGVKTFMRISALTTSHQLCIFEQFCDFGLGAPIHTHAVEEVLEVMEGQAEIHLGGATHIVTANQSVLVPAGIRHGFKNIGTGILKVRATLAAPIFEASYDDGREASRRYNP from the coding sequence ATGGACGTGATAGACCACGCAAGCCAGGACGCCGAACTTTGGCGCCCTGGCGTCAAGACCTTCATGCGGATCTCCGCTTTGACGACGTCGCATCAGCTTTGCATCTTCGAGCAATTCTGCGACTTCGGCCTTGGGGCTCCCATTCACACCCACGCGGTGGAAGAGGTTCTGGAAGTCATGGAGGGACAGGCCGAGATCCATCTCGGCGGCGCAACCCACATCGTGACTGCAAACCAGTCCGTCCTCGTGCCCGCAGGCATCCGCCACGGGTTCAAGAACATCGGCACCGGCATCCTGAAGGTGCGCGCGACTCTTGCAGCACCGATCTTCGAGGCGAGCTATGATGACGGGCGAGAAGCGTCGCGGCGCTACAATCCGTAA